Proteins encoded within one genomic window of Plasmodium cynomolgi strain B DNA, chromosome 11, whole genome shotgun sequence:
- a CDS encoding phenylalanine--tRNA ligase (putative) encodes MVLPLPKLIQSNEGRVLYHVTNHPIRTVKKKIENFFKYESLDNLSSDISVRQNFDELFVPLTHPARNIKDTFYLNENYVNHFSTLHNDMYTHLENTNGIYKYYLVTKLLHHHKVLLKRTHMTAHLPDLLRRNYKNVIYTGSVYRRDEIDRFHFPIFHQTDGFLIRPDNFDVETDLKKNLQQLIRYLFDASDIKMKWEDNTSFPFTDPSYELYIQGVSSGGTGKTRDDNEDGGAGTLHGDPRGGEPRWVEVLGCGKIKREVIAMALHWEDIRQIIEDEIARHDRGLLGELQSIEAARSEAARSEAASSEAASSEAAASEPTASEAAAEWIAPNVATPKDILDKLCSAPLNNRIEAQMNKFLKTIRYQGWAFGIGLERLAMLLYHIHDIRLFWSNDNRFIDQFEENVITTFHPFSNFPPVEKDISFYVTSQFKESLFFQICRDVASENIEQVKKIDSYYNPRNNQTSVCYRITYRSHSQNLTHKAVNELQMYHYGENYQLNPLIGKQSLRNSLYMLNEGTKQPRNIQFDMIPPIKGNTLQYMRKEMLSMDSFIMFSNRLECSRNDLTS; translated from the exons ATGGTGCTGCCACTGCCCAAACTCATCCAATCGAATGAAGGGAGAGTGTTATACCATGTTACAAATCACCCAATAAGgacagttaaaaaaaaaatcgaaaatttcttcaaatatgAATCTTTGGATAACCTAAGCAGTGATATCAGTGTGAGGCAAAACTTTGATGAACTTTTCGTTCCGCTCACACATCCCGCTAGGAACATAAAGGATACGTTTTacttaaatgaaaattacgtAAATCATTTTTCAACTCTCCATAATGATATGTATACTCATCTAGAGAATACCAATGGCATTTATAAGTACTACTTAGTTACGAAATTGCTGCACCATCACAAGGTCCTTCTGAAAAGGACACATATGACTGCACATTTACCTGACCTGTTAAGgcgaaattataaaaatgttatctACACTGGAAGTGTCTACAGAAGGGACGAAATCGATAGGTTCcactttcccatttttcatcAGACCGATGGGTTTCTGATCCGTCCCGACAATTTTGACGTTGAAACGGATTTGAAGAAGAACCTTCAACAGTTGATTCGCTACTTGTTCGATGCTTCcgacataaaaatgaaatgggAAGATAACACGTCCTTCCCGTTTACGGACCCATCGTATGAGCTGTACATCCAAGGGGTATCGTCAGGGGGGACTGGGAAGACTCGAGATGACAACGAGGATGGGGGTGCAGGCACTTTACATGGAGACCCTCGCGGTGGGGAACCCCGCTGGGTGGAAGTCCTCGGGTGCGGGAAAATCAAAAGGGAAGTCATCGCAATGGCTCTACACTGGGAAGATATACGCCAAATAATAGAGGACGAGATTGCCCGCCATGACAGGGGCCTCCTGGGCGAGCTCCAGTCGATTGAGGCTGCCAGGAGTGAGGCCGCCAGGAGTGAAGCCGCCTCGAGTGAAGCCGCCTCGAGTGAAGCCGCCGCCAGCGAACCCACCGCCAGCGAAGCCGCCGCTGAATGGATCGCCCCCAACGTGGCTACCCCCAAGGATATCCTGGACAAGCTCTGCAGCGCCCCCCTCAACAACCGAATTGAAgcccaaatgaacaaattctTAAAAACAATTAGGTACCAAGGATGGGCCTTCGGAATCGGACTTGAACGACTAGCCATGCTACTCTACCACATCCACGACATACGCTTGTTCTGGAGTAACGACAACAGATTCATAGATCAGTTTGAGGAAAACGTAATAACCACATTCCATCCCTTCAGTAATTTCCCTCCTGTGGAAAAAgacatttctttttatgtcaCCAGTCAATTTAAAGAAAGTTTATTCTTTCAAATTTGCAGAGATGTAGCTAGCGAAAATATCGagcaagtaaaaaaaattgattccTATTACAACCCCAGAAACAATCAAACGAGTGTCTGTTATAGAATAACTTATCGGTCCCACAGTCAGAACCTTACCCATAAGGCTGTAAATGAGCTACAAA TGTATCATTATGGGGAAAACTACCAACTTAACCCATTAATTGGGAAACAATCTCTTCGTAACAGTTTGTATATGCTAAACGAG GGTACCAAACAGCCAAGGAACATCCAGTTCGACATGATCCCGCCAATTAAGGGGAACACTTTGCAGTATATGAGGAAGGAGATGTTGTCTATGGACAGCTTCATTATGTTCTCGAATCGCTTGGAGTGCAGCAGGAATGACTTGACTTCGTAG
- a CDS encoding ARID/BRIGHT DNA binding domain containing protein (putative), whose translation MERSEFYEKYQEYYENDINQIPPLIEGMGIELYDLYLSVLSHGGYSCVSRNSKWVKIAKEFGLINKEKNIKLIEDTKCIKEYYLTYLREFERIHDNIKKGKVSPKKTRAGKAPSSFDPRYNKKISISKANNKKVKTETHVHNLRRPGQLGGVNIPGGMVHPGVINNVDHLMATGKGSYKSLHTYGSNGSVNPTYMDVYNMSSPTGKVWKENSYQKGNAYCLEDYLDGSANWYGGESMRAQLSMSSSRVERSKSRSSHKKGATKKRSLKTEGDFTESDMRPMNLGDFNLANYGAYGNYANGGGFPGGAGFPNGGGFPNGAGFPNGGGFPNGGGFPNGAGFPNGGSCPNYHVNSFYDMNGGAGGYYYYGGELPYGVAAPCEPNSYVDPCSPNRGKYLYNHQALSLNEFGAGGGTVNRGANMENCFYNYGGVGFVGTPHTLDNSLEGYNYVSASPRGGLISSGMGGYVGNGSNGLNGPIGPNGPNGGVRQGVNYGVNCGVNVNYGCNYGSNYGSNYGNNYGSSYGSNYGVNYGCNYGGDYYQGYYPPYDGNVKWNPFVGNANEKLMVGVGGSTNLFALEGSSPGSLPYGLHIRNDINMDGKNCIDIYRILLGLNKRKEKVADFIFCLNVLYTISVMNDMSLSRMQIKIIICMLLQVLDEMLTIFYSKLSMKDRALDIMMKSFTDYLSDQNGWKTTKGNVTLGSDNYNSLVTTGEGSKYLMGCVVCSASGGDNLHSNGGGVNTVQESSQGGRSAIMGTLISEKVNVSEIARLYLSYSGYCRDKRRKIRHAGRSAGEMKSRSEVSHAAEVSHAAEVSSAAEVSSAAEVSSAAKVSSAAKVNNAAEVSSAAKVNNSAEVSNAAKVNNSAEVSSAAKVSTSAEVENPSGDSSPEVGTSTSDGGSDWEEPPPWSSNPPSSVNSSDIENLIMGGTTTTKGENQRVESLYKDKEKSKKSLIKKSSQEFVFLILYIMNNIFQTRKYNLYFCDKKSEYVREGLVGEERGEYMERCRSRGTTHMSDTFDKMDSGKIKENFKREKIIGGNSTCDDMPEETKMNEVCKENQGINNINRSDNDIGEASGKDDLGDHWTGGNHHVFSRSVEKEFWSDDSSDFSSGCSLCSYKKGGVKKEVTPSRGITRGYAKILSVKKKMMEGGGELIGEGIPVSVKIQGDEEESTTKLYDKGEAAGGVGWTEQVATTLFLKGDAKWPSEEAKWLNEETNSEVPFVADDRLARLGSGSNGDVDQQVRDNVELGEAHVVSCTREEKLYPEGGTLCDGNSPINGSNEAANGGADVKSCMSRQNNETVCGNDGFAKDRKVKEEGGIIANREVGERKDDPPVHKDNNGATPNGGSGMEMQMHPLEGGTTSSIHHLSDNQSAENYGIGGVDHTCDAAAVSHVVNKEGGEGSSPREMSKSNYGVYPDLGMVEIMAQGVNDPVLVGSTYNMTSHVNPLGGGQVGGEQFERTYNGQGSGIPFWGSPHGQDFPANYDGVVPKRNNGVVSGLYTPNEDAGRNGLPRGDTQMRKQEEVMTPSEAIRKETNLVGNVECGNQNGKINEEKICKKCGNARTHTERQHNEQNEQNEQNSEQNNKQEMKKIFKNMKKEVYEEMKKIFKEKK comes from the exons aTGGAGAGGAGCGAGTTTTACGAAAAGTACCAGGAGTACTACGAAAATGACATTAACCAAATTCCGCCGCTAATTGAGGGTATGGGTATCGAGCTGTACGATCTGTATTTGAGCGTGCTGAGTCATGGAGGATACTCCTGTGTTAGCCGAAATTCCAAATGGGTTAAAATAGCAAAGGAGTTTGGACTCAtcaataaagaaaaaaatataaagctaATAGAAGACACGAAATGCATTAAGGAGTACTACCTGACGTATCTGAGAGAGTTCGAAAGGATCCATgacaacataaaaaagggaaaggtaTCCCCGAAGAAGACTCGAGCAGGAAAAGCACCCAGCAGTTTCGACCCTaggtataataaaaaaatatctattAGTAAAGCTAAcaataaaaaggtgaagacaGAGACACATGTTCACAATTTGAGACGCCCAGGACAGCTAGGTGGTGTAAACATCCCCGGGGGGATGGTACATCCGGGGGTCATTAACAACGTGGATCATTTAATGGCAACTGGGAAAGGGTCCTACAAATCGTTGCATACATATGGTAGTAACGGAAGCGTGAATCCCACATACATGGATGTGTATAATATGAGCAGCCCCACAGGTAAGGTGTGGAAAGAAAACTCCtaccaaaaggggaatgccTACTGCTTGGAGGACTATCTCGATGGGAGTGCAAATTGGTATGGTGGGGAGAGCATGAGGGCCCAGTTGAGCATGAGTAGCAGTCGAGTTGAAAGGAGCAAAAGCAGAAGTAGCCACAAGAAGGGGGCCACTAAAAAGCGTAGCCTTAAGACTGAAGGGGATTTCACCGAGTCGGACATGCGTCCGATGAACCTGGGGGATTTTAACCTCGCCAACTATGGGGCCTACGGGAATTATGCAAACGGGGGAGGCTTCCCAGGCGGGGCAGGCTTCCCAAATGGAGGAGGCTTCCCAAACGGGGCAGGCTTCCCAAACGGGGGAGGCTTTCCAAACGGGGGAGGCTTTCCAAACGGGGCAGGCTtcccaaacgggggaagctGTCCGAACTACCACGTGAATTCTTTTTACGACATGAATGGCGGTGCAGGAGGATATTACTACTACGGTGGAGAGTTGCCCTATGGCGTCGCGGCACCCTGCGAACCGAACAGTTACGTGGATCCATGCTCACCCAACAGGGGAAAGTACCTTTATAACCATCAAGCGCTCAGTCTGAACGAGTTTGGTGCAGGGGGAGGTACAGTAAACAGAGGTGCAAACATGGAGAATTGCTTTTATAACTACGGAGGAGTCGGCTTTGTTGGGACCCCTCACACGCTTGACAACTCGCTGGAAGGTTATAATTATGTGAGCGCATCCCCCCGAGGAGGTCTCATTTCGAGCGGCATGGGAGGTTACGTCGGCAATGGATCGAATGGCCTGAATGGCCCGATTGGCCCGAATGGCCCGAATGGCGGTGTGCGCCAGGGGGTGAACTACGGCGTGAACTGCGGCGTGAACGTGAATTACGGCTGCAACTATGGCAGCAATTACGGAAGCAATTACGGAAACAATTACGGAAGCAGTTACGGAAGCAACTATGGAGTGAACTACGGCTGCAATTATGGAGGGGACTACTACCAGGGTTACTACCCCCCCTATGACGGAAACGTAAAATGGAATCCCTTCGTAGGAAACGCAAATGAGAAATTGATGGTTGGAGTTGGAGGATCGACGAACCTATTCGCGTTGGAAGGAAGCTCCCCAGGTTCATTGCCATACGGTCTACACATAAGGAACGATATCAACATGGATGGGAAGAACTGCATAGATATATACAGGATTCTATTAGGACTaaacaaaagaaaggaaaaggtgGCAGACTTCATATTTTGTTTGAACGTATTGTATACCATATCTGTCATGAATGATATGTCCCTATCAAggatgcaaataaaaataattatatgtatgcTTTTGCAAGTGTTGGATGAAATGcttaccattttttactccAAGTTGAGTATGAAGGACAGGGCATTGGATATTATGATGAAAAGTTTCACAGATTATTTATCAGATCAGAATGGATGGAAAACTACAAAGGGGAATGTAACTTTAGGTAGTGATAATTACAATAGTTTGGTGACTACTGGGGAGGGTAGTAAGTACCTCATGGGATGTGTCGTATGTTCTGCATCGGGAGGAGATAATTTGCACTCTAACGGAGGAGGAGTAAATACTGTGCAGGAATCTTCCCAAGGGGGGAGGAGTGCCATCATGGGGACGCTGATAAGTGAGAAAGTAAACGTTAGCGAGATCGCGCGTTTGTACTTGTCCTACAGTGGATACTGCCGTGATAAGAGGCGGAAAATCAGGCACGCAGGCAGGTCGGCCGGGGAGATGAAAAGCCGGTCAGAGGTGAGTCACGCGGCAGAGGTGAGTCACGCGGCAGAGGTGAGTAGCGCGGCGGAGGTGAGTAGCGCGGCGGAGGTGAGTAGCGCGGCAAAGGTGAGTAGCGCGGCAAAAGTGAATAACGCGGCAGAGGTGAGTAGCGCGGCAAAAGTGAATAACTCAGCAGAGGTGAGTAACGCGGCAAAAGTGAATAACTCAGCAGAGGTGAGTAGCGCGGCAAAGGTGAGTACCTCAGCAGAGGTGGAGAACCCGTCGGGGGATTCCTCCCCCGAGGTGGGAACCAGCACGTCCGACGGCGGCAGCGACTGGGAAGAACCCCCCCCCTGGAGCTCCAACCCCCCCAGCAGTGTGAACAGCTCAGACATAGAAAATTTAATCATGGGAGGTACTACAACCACCAAGGGAGAAAATCAAAGAGTGGAGAGTCTATacaaagataaagaaaaatccaaaaaatctctcataaaaaaaagtagtcaagaatttgttttcctcattttatatataatgaataatatttttcaaacgaGAAAATATaacctttatttttgtgataaaaaaagtgagtaCGTTAGGGAAGGCTTGGTAGGGGAAGAGAGAGGAGAGTACATGGAAAGGTGTAGAAGTAGGGGGACAACACACATGAGTGATACCTTTGATAAAATGGATAGTGGTAagattaaagaaaatttcaagAGGGAAAAGATCATAGGGGGTAATTCCACATGTGATGATATGCCTGAGGAGACTAAAATGAACGAAGTGTGCAAGGAGAACCAAGggattaataatataaataggaGTGATAATGATATAGGTGAAGCGAGTGGGAAGGATGACTTGGGGGACCATTGGACAGGGGGAAATCATCATGTGTTTAGTAGATCTGTCGAGAAGGAGTTTTGGTCAGACGACTCGTCTGATTTCTCATCAGGTTGTAGCTTGTGTAgttataaaaaggggggcgtCAAAAAGGAGGTTACTCCAAGTAGGGGCATAACTAGGGGGTATGCCAAAATTCTGAgcgttaagaaaaaaatgatggaaggggggggggaactcATCGGGGAAGGTATTCCCGTGAGTGTGAAGATACAGGGAGATGAAGAAGAGAGCACCACTAAACTGTATGacaagggggaagcggcaggTGGGGTTGGTTGGACGGAGCAGGTAGCCACTACGCTGTTTCTCAAAGGGGACGCAAAGTGGCCGAGTGAGGAGGCGAAGTGGCTAAACGAAGAGACCAAC AGTGAGGTGCCCTTCGTGGCTGACGATAGGCTAGCTCGTTTAGGAAGTGGATCCAACGGTGATGTCGACCAACAGGTGAGGGACAACGTAGAGTTGGGGGAAGCACATGTAGTGAGTTGCAcaagggaggagaagctaTACCCAGAAGGGGGTACCTTGTGCGATGGTAATTCCCCCATTAACGGTTCGAATGAAGCGGCAAATGGAGGTGCGGATGTGAAAAGCTGCATGAGTAGGCAGAATAACGAAACGGTTTGCGGAAATGACGGTTTTGCAAAGGACAGGAaggtgaaggaagaagggggtATTATTGCAAATAGGGAAGTAGGCGAACGAAAGGATGACCCACCCGTTCATAAGGACAACAATGGGGCTACCCCTAATGGTGGCAGCGGTATGGAGATGCAGATGCACCCCTTGGAAGGTGGCACTACTTCGAGTATCCACCATTTAAGTGACAATCAGAGCGCAGAAAATTACGGTATAGGGGGGGTGGACCACACGTGTGATGCCGCTGCGGTTTCTCATGTAGTTAACAAAGAAGGGGGTGAGGGATCTTCCCCTCGGGAGATGAGCAAGAGCAATTACGGGGTGTACCCGGATCTGGGCATGGTTGAAATTATGGCGCAGGGTGTGAATGACCCCGTTTTGGTGGGAAGCACGTATAACATGACTAGTCACGTGAACCCATTGGGAGGCGGTCAGGTAGGTGGTGAGCAATTCGAGAGGACCTACAACGGTCAGGGGAGCGGCATCCCCTTTTGGGGAAGCCCACACGGCCAGGATTTCCCCGCAAATTACGATGGAGTAGTTCCCAAACGTAACAACGGGGTGGTAAGCGGCCTTTACACGCCGAACGAAGATGCTGGAAGGAATGGCCTTCCCAGGGGAGACACCCAAATGAGGAAGCAAGAGGAAGTGATGACACCGAGTGAAGCAATCAGGAAGGAGACTAACCTGGTGGGAAATGTGGAATGTGGGAACCAGAATGGGAAAATCaatgaggagaaaatttgcaaaaagtgTGGCAACGCACGCACACACACGGAGAGGCAACACAACGAGCAGAACGAGCAGAACGAGCAGAACAGCGAGCAGAACAACAAgcaagaaatgaaaaaaatttttaaaaatatgaaaaaggaggtatacgaagaaatgaaaaaaatatttaaagaaaaaaaataa
- a CDS encoding calcium antiporter (putative), with protein MLKTKLNIFLIFVPIGIISYLIGCKDIYIFFFNFMALIPLSALMGHVTEDLALHTGEIIGGLLNATFGNLMEMIFSIQALNAGLINVVQGTLLGSILSNLLLVLGMSFFAGGLYHHVQKFNEKGATCSTSLLLLSSLAITIPTVSSVTTNNNVEVLLKVSRITAVLIFLTYCLFLLFQLYTHISLFQDKEMTEEVPQLSVLAGSIFLILITVLVSIHSEYLITTIEAVVKYYNISENFIGVILLPVVGNATEHLTAVTVAIKNKVDLTMGVAVGSSAQIALFVVPVTVLFGWILNKPMTLAFSPLSSVILVISVIVTMAIVQDGESNWLEGVLLITAYLIVGVVFWFDTS; from the coding sequence ATGCTAAAAACGaagttaaatatatttttaatttttgtaccAATAGGAATTATAAGTTACCTCATAGGCTGCAAGgacatatacatttttttttttaacttcatgGCGTTGATACCTCTGTCAGCACTGATGGGACATGTAACAGAAGACTTGGCCTTGCACACAGGAGAAATAATTGGTGGCTTGTTAAATGCTACTTTTGGCAATTTGATGGAAATGATATTTTCCATTCAAGCCCTAAACGCTGGGTTGATAAATGTCGTCCAGGGGACCCTGCTAGGGAGTATACTGTCCAATTTGCTGCTAGTCCTTGGTATGTCTTTCTTCGCGGGGGGGTTATATCAtcatgtacaaaaatttaatgaaaaaggagcaaCGTGTAGTACCTCCTTGTTGCTCCTGTCCAGTTTAGCTATAACCATTCCGACCGTCTCATCAGTTACCACAAACAATAACGTTGAAGTACTTTTAAAAGTATCGAGAATAACTGcagttttgatttttttaacctaCTGCTTATTTCTTCTGTTTCAactgtacacacatatatcaCTATTTCAAGACAAAGAAATGACTGAAGAAGTGCCACAGCTGTCCGTCCTGGCaggatccatttttttaatcctaaTAACTGTCCTTGTAAGCATCCACTCGGAATATCTTATTACCACCATCGAAGCTGTTGTCAAGTATTACAACATatctgaaaattttattggAGTTATCCTTTTGCCCGTAGTTGGTAACGCCACGGAGCATTTAACAGCCGTTACAGTAGctataaaaaacaaagttgACTTAACCATGGGAGTAGCTGTTGGATCCTCTGCACAGATTGCCCTTTTCGTTGTCCCAGTTACTGTACTTTTTGGCTGGATTTTAAATAAACCCATGACCCTCGCCTTTTCGCCCCTCTCCAGCGTCATTTTAGTAATTTCTGTCATTGTCACCATGGCCATTGTGCAAGACGGGGAGAGCAACTGGCTGGAGGGGGTTCTCCTCATCACGGCGTACCTCATCGTCGGGGTTGTTTTTTGGTTCGACACGTCG